One Bos javanicus breed banteng chromosome 10, ARS-OSU_banteng_1.0, whole genome shotgun sequence genomic window, tgcattttctaaaataactGATTAGGCACAAAATTGTAATAAAACATATCTATATCAAACTAGAAATGAAACCTATACTTCATATAGTTCAAGTTTCGGCTTTAACATTCTTAGTAATGTACCAGCAATACAGAAATAGAGCATAAATTTAGATTAATCAGAGGGAAGTAATCAGTGTAAATTTGTTACATGTTTAAATTagaaattatgttttatatactttactttaaaattaaactatGAAAGTTCCTGTACTCAGATtgttgtgtgcatgtgcatgtgtgctcagtcatgtctgactccttgtgaccctatggagtatagcctactaggctcctctgtccatgggtttctccaggcaagaatattgcagtgggttgccatagcttactccagggaattttccctgacccagggctcgaactcatgtcatctcctgtattggcaggcagattctgtaccactgcaccacctaggaagcccaaattGTTGTTTAGCATCAAACCATATTTAATTAAATGCTGAGTCTGATATATAATTTGTAAAACAGTTGTATGGAAATGGatgctgcattttaaaatgtctatattaaaaaaaaaaaaacacacaggggACTgttctggtggtccagcagctaagactcctcgctcccagtgcaggggtgtCGGGTTTGAACCATGGTCAGGGGACTAAATTCTATATGCCacattgtgattgcagccatgaaattaaaagacgcttactccttggaaggaaagttatgaccaacctagatagcatattcaaaagcagagacattactttgccaacaaaggtcccatctagtcaaggctatggtttttccagtagtcatgtatggatgtgagagttggactgtgaagaaagctgagcgccaaagaattgatgcttttgaactgtggtgttggagaagactcttgagggtcccttggactgcaaggagatccaaccagtccattctaaagtaaatcagtctgggtgttcattggaaggactgatgctaaagctgaaactccaatactttggccacctcatgcgaagagttgactcattggaaaagactctgatgctgagagggattgggggcaggaggagaaggggatgacagaggatgagatggctggatggcatcaccgactcgaaggacatgagtttgagtgaactccgggagttggtgatggacagggaggcctggcgtgctgcgattcatggggtcgcaaagagttggacacgactgagcgactgaactgaactgaagacctggAGCaaccaagtaaatattttaaaaacaatctggAATCAGTAACTTAACTTTCCACTCTAagacactgaaaaagcaagagcagaCAACCCAAAGCAAGCACTAGAAATGATACAGATTAGAGTGGCAATGAATGAAATAGGAGAtaatagaaaatagagaaaatcagcaaaattaaaatttggttctttaaaaactgtattttccagttttaagTACTCCCTGTCAAAACATATACACTGATAACTTATTCCATCTGAAATAATAGtgtttttgaaagaaacaaactGGCCCAATCCTTGTCAATATATTTGCAGATTTCTCAAATTTGTAAGATTTTATCATAATATACTTTCACCCTAATTATCATCATAGTGTTTAACCATTTCTTGCTACGTATTTGTATACCTTTATAGATCTTCAACCAGGATTTGGCTGAATCACATTTTCTAAAGATTGTtaacttttgactttttttcctgtcttcttcaAACTGTTATAGCTTACTATTATTACTGCTGAGTTGATTtagattttattcttctctttcctcctgctGTGAAAACCTCAAACGCTTCTCTGAATACtgtattctttaattttctttcccaaatttgaacatTAATAATCTTGCTTCATCTAATAAAATAATCATGCCTCACTGATGAAGGTTACCCTCACTTTCAAATGACCAGGGCCCTTAGAGAAAGCCCCATCAGTTTCTTGGGTACTTTACTTGCATTTTCCCATTTCAAGAATTTATTTCCTTACCTCACAACATGTACATAGgtatcttttctcttccttcagtaTTTACAGTTTACATTTGGCCTGCTTATATGGTCAGATTACAGAGGTTAGACCATATTATATAAAGTGCCTGTGTTTATGTGTGCACTTGTGCTCAGAGTTCtgttaataatttatttgaaCATGGTATTTAGATGTTTattcttttaagagttttttttaaattccttaatttcttgAAGTCTTTGACAGTCAACTTTTCTGGATTCAAGGCAGTACCAGTTCAGACCGCAACAGGCTTTTTGTCAAAGTTTAttaattctagctgagctatttaaaatcctaaaagataatgctgttaaagtgctgcactcaatatgccagaaaatttggaaaactcaacaatgaccacaggactggaaaaggtcagtttttattccagtctcagaaaggcaatggcaacccactccagtgttcttgcctggagaatcccaggggcaggggagcctgatgggctgccgtttatggggttcagagtcggacaggactgaagcgacagcagcagcagcagaaagggaatgccaaagaatgttcaaactaccatagaGTTGCCCTCATTTcccatgccagcaaagtaatgctcaaaatccttcaagctaggcttcaacagtacataaaccaagaacttccagatatataagttggatttagaaaaagcagaggaaccagagatcaaattgccaacttttgttggattgtagaaaaagcaaaggaatttctatttcattgactacactaaacatCTATTTcattgaaaaacatctatttcattgactaaactaaagcctttgactgtgtagatcacaacaaactgtggaaaattcatagagatgggaataccagaccactttacctgcctcctgagaaacctgtatgaaggtcaagaagcaatagttagaatcggacatggagcAGTGGACTGGTTCATAATTGGGAAActagtgtgtcaaggctgtatattgtctccctgcttatttaatttttatgcagagtacatcatgtgaaatgccaggctgggtgagtcacaagctggaacagtgtcgccaggagaaatatcaacaacctcaggtatgcacatgataccactctGCTGGTAGAaggcgaagaggaactaaagagcctcttgatgaaggtgaaagaagagagtgaaaaaactggcttaaaactcaaccttaaaaaacctaagatcatggcatctggtcctgttacttcatggcaaatagttgggcaaaaagtggaaacagaggcagatttattttcttggactccagaattactgtggacagtgactgcagccacgatattaaaagatgcttgctccttggaagaaaagctatgacaaacccagacaacatattaaaaagcagagaccttactttgccaacaaaggtccgtatagttaaaactgggtttttccagtagtcacgtatggatgtgagagttggactgtaaaagaaggctgagcgctgaagaattgatgcttttgaattgtgctggaaaaaaaccttgagagtcccttggactgcaaggagatcaaaccagtcaatcctaaaggaaatcaaccctgaatattcattggaaggactgatactgaagctaaaggtccaattctttggccacctgatgcaaagagccaactcattggaaaagaccctgatgctggaaaagattgagggcaggaggagaagcgggcaacaggggatgagatgattgaatagcatcaccgacttaatggtcatgagtttgagcaaactccgggagattgtgaaggaaggggaagcctggcatgctgcagtccatggggtcacaaagaattggacatgacttagcaactgaacagcaacaacaatcatCTAACtaggaaaagaacttgaaaaagaatagatatatgtgtatataaaactgaatcactttgctgtacacctggagctaacacaacattgttaaatcaactatacttcaatataaaataaataaggttaATTAGGTTGCTTATGAATAAATTAAGTTCTGAACAATTACTAGTAAGGCTTTAGCAAAGACCTCACTTGAGCCAGGAACATGTTATTTACAGTTTCTTAGTtacagtttctttctcttttaaatgtcATGGTGTCAATCTGATGAATTACAGAAATTACCTTCTCTGCCTGAATCACACATATCCTAAGGACTGATATCTATAAGACCtgaaagtttatttctctttatttattttctgatatttttaaggCTTGAGAAAATGCTTTTTCGACAGTCACCTGAACATCACATTGCAtaagatcatttttattattggcTCAGAGTTTCCATTTTGATTAAATTTTCATTCTAGTTTTATGATACCTCATTTAGTGGTGTTGACTATTAGATTTtctaacttttccttttcatgtgtTATATTaagacttcattaaaaaaaaaaaaaaaagacttcattaaGTTGTTTCTAAATATCCAATTGCATTTAGTCTTCTCTCTTAAACACAGTTACAGACTTCAGAGACTTACAGCCCTAACACTGCCTCAGGTTTATTTACTATGAATAATACTTCTAGAGGAAAGCTAGTAATTTCAAAAATTACTTGGCATAAACTTCAAGCAAGTAAATTGTGGTCATGTTTTTTGCCTTTAGAGACTTTAAGTCTATTAATCATTTTCTCCAAGGattttgaaatataagaaaattaaatctccccccaaaaagaaaattaaatccctgtttttcttattttagggTAACATCTGCCTGGAAAGTGGATCTTTCTTGCTGAACTTTACAGGCTGTGCAGTGTGCAATAAGCGAGATTTTATGCTGATCACAAACAAATCTTTGAAAGAGGAAGACGGAGAAGAAATAGTTACCTATGATCGTAAGTGGACTCTCTTTTTAACATCTAAGTCTGTTAGTAGATGTCATCTTTTGGGAACTAGGTTGTGCACAGTATTATGAGGTCTATATTACTATCATATTGCAACACATAATCACTAGGTTTTTAAGAGGAGAATATAGGTAACATCTCATGTATCTAGCAACATCATATATTCCACATAAATGACTTGCAGATAGCTGAAGCTTATGATTTAGGCAccagttttcttttgtttatctttAAAGACTATGTCTTCTGAAACAAGATATagggacttttttttaaacttagggtCATCCATGTGAATTTTCACCTTCTACTATAGTATAATGCAATGATGTGCTTCAGCAGCTCTTAAGTGTTTAGGGCTGTTTGTCCTTACACTAAATGGCTCtgagaaacaatttttttaagtcttatttctgcttttatagtttttgtctctttttgttATTGTCAGTCTATCGTTTCTTTTGCTGCTGTAAGGATGGATGCCATCTTGATGTGCTGTTCCTCATCCTTGATACtgggaaatgaaataaataactaTGTGTAATAAAAAATCAGTTCTGAGGTTGGCACTAAGAATCTCTGAGTAAATTTACATACACGTAGACTTTagtgcggagaaggcagtggcaccccactccagtactcttgcctggaaaatcccatggatggaggagcctggtgggcttcagtccatggggtcgagaagagtcggacacgactgagcgacttcactttcacttttcactttcatgcattggagaaggaaatggcaacccactccagtgttcttgcctggagaaatcccagggaccggggagcctggtgggctgccatctatggggtcgtatagagttggacacgacttaagtgacttagcagcagcagactttagtGCTCAGATATTGTGGAAGCTATTTTAACTATTCACATTTCCTTTTTGATTGTCTCCTGATTTTTTGGTATGTTCTGACTATAtgaaataaatgtgtaaataatgatatttttaaagaaggatGAAAAAGACACTAAGCCTTTAGAATAGagtcagaaaatagaaaaatgttctACATTAGAAGAATCTTCTTTCTTTcagcatatttaatttttatttttctagatagAGGATAGTGGTCAAAAGCAAGGGCTCTGGAGTGAGAAAgcttgggtttgaattctggttccAACACTTCCTAACTCAGCGTGGTCTTCCTAGTTACTTACACACAGTGTGCCTTTTTTTCCTTATCCTTAcaaacggcttccctggtggctcagctggtagggaatctgcctgcaatatgggagacctgatccctgggttaggaagatcccctggaaaagggaatggccacgcacttcagtattctggcctgtagaattccatgtatagtccatgggattgcaaagagttggacatgactgagcaacttttaacttcacttcatttcacaaaGGTGATAAGAATAGTATCTACCTTGTTGGGTTTTGAGAAGATTAAgtgaataaacagataaaaagtGTGTAGTATCTGGCACAAAATAAGCACTCAATACATCATAGCTATTATAATATTGTTTTTACTAGAGTCTTATTACTGCTAAATTCACTTTAATGTCTTGTGTTAGCTTTTTGTTTATGTTTGGGTAGTAGCACAGTTTCTATCATTCCTGAGAATAAAAGCTCCTATATAATTAGGTAGGTCCAGctagtttaaaaaatacacaaatctgTTAATTGATTACCTTAGCTTCCAGTGGGAATTGCACATTAAGTCTCTGAGTTCAGGCCCTTAATTATATAGTGTTGCTATGTAATagagtctgtatttttttttatcaagggGGATATTACAATGGGTTTCCTTTGTGTTAAATTTGGCAgagttaagatttttttaaagcaataccATGCTAAGAATAGAAATTTTACTGTCTTCAGACACCATCTAAGATTTAATTATTtaagtctctctctgtttcagcAGATCTTTGTAAGAATTGTCATCATGTAATAGCCAGGCATGAGTATACGTTCAGCATCATGGATGAATTTCaggtaaatgtatatatgtgggtGTGTTATTGAGGGGAAGGGGGATAAGAAGAGTACACTTGACAAATCTGGGTATAATCTTCGTAAATGAAGTGCTCGCAGATGTTAGAGGAGACCATCCCTCTCTTCCACTTGTGTAAGGTGAGACAGACACTTTAGATGTGGGTGGATCTGTTCAAACCTGTCTTCACAAGAATCACAAAGCATAATGCACGCCTTACAGATGATATTGCTGCCCTGTCATTTTTGCTTATAAAGAGTAGCACCTTATGGCTTCTTGTAAGGTTACCATTGGGCCTCTTTTTTCTCTACCCAGTTATTTGATTGCACAATTGTTGGCTTTAAGTGTTGGTCTGCCCACTGCCACCATTCTTGTAGAGCATGGAAATCGTGATCATGAGATTATCTTTGTTTCTGTTGTAGGACTGTAGTCAGCAACTCTGTGGTCTCAATTTTGATAGGatatttgaatattatttgaTAAGTAAAATAACACGATAGGTGTATCATGGTTGGAGGAGAGAAGCTGAACCACTGTAAGGGTAGAGAATAGGGATCTATTAAAAGATTAGTCCTTATACAACTGTGAGAGCATGTGAAGAATTCTACAAAATCCTACAGGCTGGTATAGGCCTGCAGTTGCTGAAGATTCACAGATCTAACAGTGAGGGAGAAGAGCTGGACAGTGGGGAGAGCCACGGAcaaactgggaagcccaaggacacaCTCCCCTGTGTCCGCCCCTCACTGCCTCCACTTTCAAGGCTTCAGACTGAGTTACTTATTTCCTGTGAACTACATGTTCATAGGATATAAATGTCAGGTAAGAGCTTTTTACTGTCAagggaattttgtttttttggtactACTATGATTAGGGAAAAAATCTTCTACAGTAGAATCTTATAAAATAGTACAAGAGAaccactttcatttttacttcagTGTGGAAGAAGGCACTTAGTCACCTGTCAGAATCTGGTCTAATATCTTGTGGTCCATCTAAATAACATCCTGACCACATCTCCCCAGCATCCAAAAATTATGCCTCAAAGATTCTTATATAATAGGTGTCTCTTTGGGCAAAATCAAGATCTCAGTGAATGAGTAGTGGCCAAATAGGGGAGTGAACATGTCAAGGACTTAAAGGAGCATCTCTCTCCATTCATGGGAGGACAGGTGTGCTTATAGCTATTTTCCAGCGGTTCCTGAAGCTCCTGTGAGGTTTTTAGAGTCCCTAAGTCTTGAGATTGCCTGTTTATGCCCTAATTGAGCCATAGTGTATCACCACCACGAGACCAAGGCCTAGCAGATTTTCCTTTATGACTGAGCACAGCCATTTTCAAAGCTGTCCCAGAAGTTCTTTGGGgtaggaagaagggaaaggaagatggCTGTAGTCACAATGCCTAGATAGTATGGAATTCTCTTGGGAATAAACTCGTTTTTAAACTGCACTCTACCTCCAGTCCTCTCTTTCCCAACATCCACTCCCTGCCACCCCCGTGTTCTTTATTTTGCTATCAGCATATTTGTCTTAAAATGATGCTTTCAGACTACCTCTTTGGCTTTTCTAGAATAGCTATCTTTAGCTCCAGTATACTGCCCAAGCCTCCCATCCCAAGGTTCTCACTGGGTTGGCAGCCTCCCTTTCTCTCATTTCTCACTGCTCTCCTTTTGCACACCATTCATAGCATTGTCCCAGCTTTagtctctcctctttccctcctgttGTAAAAAGTGTTATTTCCTCCTCTCTGTTATCCCCACAATGCATTTCCTCAGGAACTTCATGTTACCTTCTCTCCTCCTAGCTTTTTCTCAATGAGatttaaagcatttttacattaaatatatttagttcttctgtatttgttaaaagtaaattaaaattcttttgtttcaCTCAGCTACTTCTTTGATTCATCCTCTGAtcatctctctccttccttttgctTCTTTACTTGAATAGCTCTTTACCCTATTTTCCTTATTTCCCTTTGCTCCTCCTAACAATCTACAAATTGGTTTTCCCTTTACTTTCGAATTTCaaatttcactttactttcaaatttcattttcactttactaAAATTATTCTCTCATAGATTCCCTATAATGTAGCCAAATCCTATGACCttgccttcttatctctcttaaCGTCTTTCTGGATCTGGTTTTTTTTAACCATTGTCTTTTTGGAGCATTTTATCTTCTGGGGTCCATAGTgctagacttttttctttttaaatcattttgacagttgccttgctttctctgtggttTCCTTTCCATCTCTCCCTGACATCTTTTCTCCTGAGCTTTGGCCTCTGGTCTAGGAACCTACTCTTTACTCTCTCAGATACTGAGCACACATAGACTCAGTCTCTGATGAAACCTAGGGTATGTCCTGGATCTCCTTCTCTAACCCTAATGTTCCCTCTGCCCtcctttctccctttgtttctctttcttttgtttggCTCCACTGTCACGCTTCATGTGAAGGACCATACCGCTCAAACCTAAAATACTGCAGCAGTCTCCACACTGTAGTCATGCACACTGCCCTCAAATTAATCTTCTGGAAACACCCCATCCTGACACTCCTCTGCTACTCCTTATGCGGTGTACTTGCCCTGTTCCATATCACTGTCTTTATCCGTGCTGTTTCCTTTACTGAACTTGTCCCTTTCACTGTGTTCAAGCTAACTAAATCTTACCTCTTTTAAGCTGTACTTAAATTGTGTCTCCTTCTGCTTCTTAGTAATCTAGCCCTTTTTTGAACTCTTCTTGTATCTATTGCAGCCCCCGACTCGTAACTAGTCAATTGGTAACTTCTATCTCAGCCTGATGACCCCAAGGAGTCCTCATTCTCAGCTGCTGTGACTTACTTTCCTCAGCCTCCCACTCCAGCCCCCATCTTATTCCAACAGTAGTTCAGGTTCAGGGTGGGATTCCCACTGTTGgtaatgttttgctttgtttgaaaTGTCTTACGAGAAATTTAAATCAGAAGTAGGCAGACTAGGACTTCCAGaggtcccatggttaagactccatgcttccactgcaggggcctcaGGTATACTCCCTCAGGTACACCCCGAAGTTCTGCATGCCACGGGGTGTggtcaaaagagaaaaaggcagaaTAGTGTGTTAATCTTCAGTTCCCAGCTTCAGTTTGCTTTATTTGTACCTCTCAGGATTACTTTGAAGCAAATCCCAAACATTTACTacttctgtaaatatttcaatatgaagctctaaaagataaagattctgtttttaagtagattcatttttaacaaacaatgttgttaaaataagattttcttaTGGCAAGTGTTGAGGGGAAAGTAGAGACATAAGTACAGagtttaaatggaaaataagttGTAAGTGATTACAGGCATCCTGTATTTTTTATATCACCCTAAAATCCATTAAAAGGGCTATATATTTGCCTCAGTAAAGAAGAGGGAAACTGAGACTGCTTTTTCTTTGTCTGTGGACCAGGGAAGGAGAGGACCGAGGGTCAGAATTAGCAGGTAGTAATAGAGGGAAGAGCCCCGTGGGACCCTCAGTGTAAAACACAGGATCTGATCTTACCCAAAGGGAATTCCACCCACCCCACCATTTCTTCCAGATCACTCCCCTCAGGCTTTGCCCAGGTGGAGCCTTTGAAGATCTCCGTGAATGACTAGGAGGAATTCTGATTCTCCTAACTTGGCCAATTTGGGTGAAAAGTGTCCTGATCCCACCATATTCTTGGCAGCACAAGAAGATATGTTCCTGGCATCCCAAGTGAGAATTCTAGACATATTTTCCCACAGAAACACTTCTCTGTGTGGTTAGATTCTATAGGAGTTGTGCAGTATAAATTTAAAAGACTCCCTGGATTTCCCTGGGAACCTAACTGCATTGTGTAATGTTACTTCTGTGGGAAACTGCTTCTGCATTCCAAATAATTGACCTGCAATGAAATTTGGATTCCAGACTGCCTATAAATTAAAGATTATAGGTATAATCAGTCTTACTGATTTAACAGTTTTTCCAGATTATACCATATGTtaggttttttctttctgtcaagTTGCACTGTAAATTTTGCAAGGTCAGACCTTGTCCTCGCCTTTTCCCATGTCTGCCAGTGTGCCTGGCATATTACAGAGCCTTTAGGCACTTAATGAAAACTTGTCATTGGGTAGGTTGGTTGAAAATTCAAATAGTTGTCTAGCTTCACATATTTTCCCATAttgggtttattattattttcttcttcttttccagtgagaggTTGACATTCTACTAGTAATGTCTAGTGCGTGAAAGCAGAATTTGAAAGCAGTAAAACCTTGGAGAGAGTGGGTTTTAACTATTTTTGATTCATGAGACTCTTATTTGTTTGCTGAGCTCTAGCCTCTATTTCTACTGTGTGAGTGGAATagactttaaaattaaatgtggtCTTTCAGGAAACAGTCTTTCTACTGCTATAACTAAGTCCTCCTGCTGAACTCTCTAGCAAGAAATGGTAGCAGTTGCTGGTTCTGAGTCTTCGTACTGTGGTCACTGTTTACCTCTCTGACCCTCTCTAGTGACTGTTCAGACCCATGAAACTCAAACTGCCTTGACTGATCAATTTCCAGCAGCCAGCAATCTCAATGTCAGGTGTGGAAATACTAATAGATTTAGTATAGATGCTTGTTTTCCTAAAGAAGATAAAAGGTTTTTAAGTAAAAGATTTGAAAGAAATATGTTTCTATAGTTTATGACCATATtacaaattttagaaatgaaCAGCTATAAAAACAGAACTTTGCCCTGAGGATTTTTGCTTAAAACAAAATACCTTCTGTCGCCAGTCTGGACATTTGTTAAGCCCAGGAAACATAAAACTCCTTAAAAAGATCAAATTCTAGAAAACTAGCTATCTAAATATGAGACATGAGATACTAGTGGATTTAAcataattgtttattttaaaaattgtttctgttGCGTATTAGTGTTGAATATCTTAGAAAGGAACAGCTCTAAGAACAGAAATTTGTCCTCAGGGGCGCACACTCACATTGTTTCATTACTTTCAATAGCAGCACTGAGTAAGCCCAGTATATGT contains:
- the CHURC1 gene encoding protein Churchill isoform X3 — protein: MCVDCVEKEYPNRGNICLESGSFLLNFTGCAVCNKRDFMLITNKSLKEEDGEEIVTYDPDLCKNCHHVIARHEYTFSIMDEFQEYTMLCLLCGKAEDTISILPDDPRQMTLLF
- the CHURC1 gene encoding protein Churchill isoform X1, which produces MRRPSLNSREVSSSRKHRRIFAVNGVAMCVDCVEKEYPNRGNICLESGSFLLNFTGCAVCNKRDFMLITNKSLKEEDGEEIVTYDPDLCKNCHHVIARHEYTFSIMDEFQAGIGLQLLKIHRSNSEGEELDSGESHGQTGKPKDTLPCVRPSLPPLSRLQTELLISCELHVHRI
- the CHURC1 gene encoding protein Churchill isoform X2, translating into MRRPSLNSREVSSSRKHRRIFAVNGVAMCVDCVEKEYPNRGNICLESGSFLLNFTGCAVCNKRDFMLITNKSLKEEDGEEIVTYDHLCKNCHHVIARHEYTFSIMDEFQAGIGLQLLKIHRSNSEGEELDSGESHGQTGKPKDTLPCVRPSLPPLSRLQTELLISCELHVHRI
- the CHURC1 gene encoding protein Churchill isoform X4; protein product: MCVDCVEKEYPNRGNICLESGSFLLNFTGCAVCNKRDFMLITNKSLKEEDGEEIVTYDHLCKNCHHVIARHEYTFSIMDEFQEYTMLCLLCGKAEDTISILPDDPRQMTLLF
- the CHURC1 gene encoding protein Churchill isoform X5, whose product is MCVDCVEKEYPNRGNICLESGSFLLNFTGCAVCNKRDFMLITNKSLKEEDGEEIVTYDRIYHAVSVMW